In Amycolatopsis methanolica 239, a single genomic region encodes these proteins:
- a CDS encoding TetR/AcrR family transcriptional regulator, with translation MPYRRTPQVQARLDAQREAILTAAGEILAERGYAGCSVSAVAEKAGVATGTVYRHFPGKAELVVELFRNVVNHEVDAVRQAAQRPGTPAERVAAIVETFAERALKVPRQAYALLAEPVDAPIEAERIVFRRVFRDELARHVREGVRTGQLPPQDADLTAAALVGGAAEVLIGPLTTDSADAVGALRTFIFRALGGKDA, from the coding sequence GTGCCCTACCGACGCACCCCGCAGGTCCAGGCTCGCCTCGACGCGCAGCGCGAAGCGATCCTGACCGCCGCCGGTGAGATCCTCGCCGAGCGTGGCTACGCGGGCTGCTCCGTGAGCGCCGTCGCGGAGAAGGCCGGCGTCGCTACCGGCACGGTCTACCGCCACTTCCCCGGCAAGGCCGAGCTGGTCGTCGAGCTGTTCCGCAACGTCGTCAACCACGAGGTGGACGCCGTCCGGCAAGCCGCCCAGCGACCCGGCACCCCCGCGGAGCGCGTCGCCGCCATCGTCGAGACCTTCGCCGAGCGCGCGCTCAAAGTGCCCCGCCAGGCGTACGCCCTGCTGGCCGAGCCGGTCGACGCCCCGATCGAGGCCGAGCGCATAGTCTTCCGGCGCGTCTTCCGCGACGAGCTCGCCCGCCACGTCCGGGAGGGCGTCCGCACCGGCCAGCTCCCGCCGCAGGACGCCGACCTCACCGCGGCCGCCCTCGTCGGTGGCGCCGCCGAGGTGCTCATCGGCCCCCTGACCACCGACAGCGCCGACGCGGTCGGCGCGCTCCGCACGTTCATCTTCCGCGCACTGGGAGGCAAGGATGCCTGA
- a CDS encoding acyl-CoA dehydrogenase family protein produces the protein MPDTHEVLNQVPPLVDYDVAEDAALLDGLRREGAAWAEDEVHELGRLAGSARGQEWGRVANENPPKLHTHDRYGNRVDEVEFHPYWHELMTVAVGHGLHAAPWRDNREGVHVARAAKVLVWNQAEGGHICPISMTYAAVPTLRHNPELAATYEPLLAATEYDYGLRVPATKRGLIAGMSMTEKQGGSDVRANSTTARPAGDGAYVLTGHKWFTSAPMSDVFLTLAQAPGGLSCFMLPRVLPDGSRNRIFFQRLKDKLGNKSNASSEIEYDGAVGWLVGEEGRGVPTIIEMVNNTRLDCVLGSTSLMRQGVVQAVHHARHRKAFGANLVDQPAMANVLADLVVESEAATTVALRLAGATANPDQQAFRRLALAVTKYWVCKRGPAHTAEALECLGGNGYVEDSGMPRLYREAPLLSIWEGSGNVAALDSLRAMGKQPESVEAFFAELDLAAGADARLDDAIARVRKELSDLEDLQYRARRLAEMMALVLQGSLLVRFAPAAVADAFCASRLGGDWGIAFGTLPAGADTRAIIERAFVS, from the coding sequence ATGCCTGACACGCACGAGGTCCTGAACCAGGTCCCGCCGCTGGTCGACTACGACGTCGCCGAGGACGCGGCCCTCCTCGACGGCCTCCGCCGCGAGGGCGCGGCCTGGGCCGAGGACGAGGTTCACGAGCTGGGCCGCCTCGCCGGCAGCGCCCGCGGCCAGGAGTGGGGCCGGGTCGCCAACGAGAACCCGCCGAAACTGCACACCCACGACCGCTACGGCAACCGCGTCGACGAGGTCGAGTTCCACCCGTACTGGCACGAACTGATGACCGTCGCCGTCGGTCACGGCTTGCACGCCGCCCCCTGGCGGGACAACCGCGAAGGCGTGCACGTCGCGCGCGCCGCCAAGGTGCTCGTCTGGAACCAGGCCGAGGGCGGCCACATCTGCCCGATCTCGATGACCTACGCCGCGGTCCCGACGCTGCGCCACAACCCGGAGCTGGCCGCGACCTACGAGCCGCTGCTGGCCGCCACCGAGTACGACTACGGCCTCCGCGTCCCGGCCACCAAGCGCGGCCTGATCGCCGGCATGTCAATGACCGAGAAGCAGGGCGGCTCCGACGTCCGCGCCAACAGCACCACCGCGCGACCCGCCGGCGACGGCGCGTACGTGCTGACCGGCCACAAGTGGTTCACCTCGGCGCCGATGTCCGACGTGTTCCTCACCCTCGCCCAGGCGCCTGGCGGCCTGTCCTGCTTCATGCTGCCGCGCGTGCTGCCCGACGGCTCCCGCAACCGCATCTTCTTCCAGCGCCTCAAGGACAAGCTCGGCAACAAGTCCAACGCCTCGTCCGAGATCGAGTACGACGGCGCGGTCGGCTGGCTCGTCGGCGAGGAGGGCCGCGGCGTGCCGACCATCATCGAGATGGTCAACAACACCCGCCTCGACTGCGTCCTCGGCAGCACTTCGCTGATGCGCCAAGGCGTCGTGCAGGCCGTGCACCACGCGCGGCACCGCAAGGCGTTCGGCGCGAACCTCGTGGACCAGCCGGCGATGGCGAACGTGCTGGCGGACCTGGTCGTCGAGTCCGAGGCGGCCACCACCGTGGCGCTGCGGCTCGCCGGCGCGACCGCGAACCCGGACCAGCAGGCGTTCCGGCGGCTGGCGCTCGCCGTCACGAAGTACTGGGTGTGCAAGCGCGGCCCCGCGCACACCGCCGAGGCGCTGGAATGCCTGGGCGGCAACGGTTACGTCGAGGACTCCGGCATGCCGCGGCTCTACCGCGAGGCGCCGCTGTTGTCCATTTGGGAGGGTTCGGGCAACGTCGCGGCGCTGGATTCCCTGCGCGCCATGGGCAAGCAGCCGGAGTCGGTGGAGGCGTTCTTCGCCGAACTCGACCTGGCCGCCGGCGCCGACGCCCGTCTGGACGACGCGATCGCGCGGGTGCGCAAGGAGCTGTCCGACCTGGAGGACCTCCAGTACCGGGCGCGGCGACTGGCCGAGATGATGGCCCTGGTCCTGCAGGGCTCGCTGCTGGTGCGCTTCGCGCCCGCGGCGGTGGCGGACGCCT